A segment of the Candida albicans SC5314 chromosome 2, complete sequence genome:
TAACAACTCCAACCATGGCTAGAGAAATCAAGGATATCAAAGAATTCGTCGAATTGGCTAGAAGATCAGACATCAAATCTGCTATTGTCAAAGTTAACGCCAAGGTCAATGCTAACGgtaaaaaattcaaacaaacCAAATTCAAGGTCAGAGGTTCAAGATACCAATACACTTTAGTTGTCAACGATGCTTCTAAAGCtaaaaaattacaacaatCTTTACCACCAACCTTAAAAATCACCAACTTGTAAATGGTCTAGAGAGATCCAAGTATTAATGAGTTCAAAGTCTATCAAGTTTCTTGTGTCATCATCCCTaaagtttaattttatgtatatttaatatataaatcTGTTATACTACATCTTccatttcttcatcttcgtCCTCGTCTTCgttgttttctttattcTGGTCATCCTCATCCAAGCCGAGTCTGACAGCTCGTTCGGCATCTCTTAATCTTCTGTATTCTGCCTTTAACGTATACTTTGATGTATATGGCCCTCTCTTGATTAAAGTAGCAATGGATTCTAACGATTCCTTCAAGTACGATTCAGGCTGTCTTGTTCTCTCCTTTAACCCTTTCATTGACCAATACTCATACTCCTCAAATAATCTAAACAACAAGTCCAATAAATCCTTTTTGGGCATTCTGATGGCTCTGCCTTCACTTTTGTTTTTACCTTGAGTCGACTTCAAGAATATAGAGGCGGCATTTCCTTTAATTGACGGACCTGCATTAGATTGAATGACCCCAGGGATCTCATTCAACAACGTAACTTTTGGTCGTTCCTTTCCTTGGGTCATATTTTGATGTTTCATTAACGATTCGCCATGTTTCAGGCCCGTCCTTGCTGGTACCACTGTGCAATCGTGGCACACTTTACCCATTAAACTTGTCTTTTTCGGGATTGTTTTAACAAACGGAATATACTTCTTAACTGGTTGGCCATTCTCTCCCTCTTTCTGTACCCTAAAGTATTTAAATTTTCGTCTTACTTGgaacttcttcttttctgGATTCAACTCTTTTAGTTGTGGCTGCTCTGGCATATCCGAAACTTCAGTCACTTCTTGTTTgaactttttcaaattctctTCGGTGAACACATACGAATTGCGGACTTGGGTGTTTAACATTTTGATATCATACTCTTTTGGTATCCTGTCGTTCTTGTTGTCCAATAACAATTTAACCTGTAATTTACCCCGTGCGTCCTTTTTTATCTTCACATTACCCAATTGTTGGCCATTCATCGAGTCGGGGTTGGACCAATCATCCATTAAATACTTTGGTAGTTTAACTAACCACACTTTCTGATCCCCCTTGGAGAGATTCATATCCAATGTTTCATTTTCCTCTAAATAATCTTCAGGATCCGAGAGCATGGATGGCTCTTCATCaaagttttcaatattaGTCTGATCATTGGGGGTATCTTGTTTGGTAGTGGATTCAGATGTCTTTTTGGTTGGACTTGTTTTAATCGAACTCATGATGGGTGCTGTACAAAGAGAAAACGATGATTGATTTTggctatttttttttttgtcgcCCCTGgtatatcaattaaaaaaaaaaaaattccaacTTCTTGATGTTCTACGTGCAGTAGACTATGATTGTGACACCACCACGTTATTTTGGAGATGGAGACTGTGGGTATTGTAAGGATTCAAAGAAACAAGATCACTATGCATTGGAATCACAAATGGGATCCAACTTGCCCCGGCAATCAGTCACAATTGGTTCGTCAATTTGGCAAATGTCGTGCAAAGAATACGACGAATTGATAAACACCGGGTTCAGGAGGTCAGGAACATTTTTGTACAAAACCGACTTGCTAAGAAGCTGTTGCAGGTTATACACAATCAGAACAAAACTCGAAATGTGTAAATTGACGAAAGAGCACAGAAAGGTGGTCAATCGATTCATTAAAGAGATATGTCCCGAATTGCCCCAGCCCAAGAAAAACACTTTTGACTTGAACAGATTATATGAGGCACAACTTCAATCAAAACGATTCAAAACTAGGTTTGAGCcatcaaaattttctaaagaaaagtttgaattgtataaaaaatatcaagTGTCGGTGCATAACGATGACCCAGACGATGTGACTGAATCTTCATTCAAAAGGTTTCTATGCGACACGCCGTTCCCTGACGACGAAGTTGATGGAGACAAGGACCAATTTGAAGGACTTGAACTCAAAAATTGGGGAGAATCAACAAAACCACGAATTGGTCCTACCCACGAACTATATTTCTTGGATGGGAAATTAATTGCCATCTCCATTCTTGACTTCCTACCATCGGGCGTTTCTTCcatatattttatttgggACCCCGGCTATGCACATTTGAGTTTGGGCACTTTATCTGGACTAAAAGAGATGCAAATGTGTGACAAGCTAAATTACTCGTGGTACTATTTGGGATACTATATTGAGGATTGCGTCAAAATGAAGTATAAACTGAAATTTGGTGGTGAATTATTGGATTTGTGCAATGAAGTATATTTCCCATTAGAGATTGTTGATCCGTATATAAAGAACGGTAGACTATTTGTCATTGGTGAAAAGGACGACGAGTACGATTCAGAGCTTGAGATTGAGAGTTTAGGAGCTCCGTTAGACTATAAAGATAGTGATTTTTATGAGAAAAAGCTAGTCAACATTGCTGAGGACATTTACGGGGACGAAAAGGTCGAGGCAGATGCTAAAAAGGCCAAGCAAATCTTAAAAGtcaaatatcaaattgatcTGAAAGACTCTCAAAAAAGATTGCCCAATGTCGTACCGGGAATGATTCCTCTTTGGCAAATTCTCGAATGGTTTGATATGGGtacaattgatgaagaattcgttgttgaaatatttatGGGCGAAAAAATGTTTGAATATTCTCTTGACGAACTTAATGGTGAAGGGAGAGCAATCGTGGTTGACTGTATCAGAGCTTTTGGGCTAGAAAAAGTACAGGATATGGTGATTACGTTGTGAAAAACATAtattgtgtttttttttttcccgCAATGGAAGATTACGTCCATAGGGTGAGAGTATTTATGTTCAACTAAACAAATATTCCTGCAGCTATTCCCAATACGAGAGAACCAAAGACCGAACCGGTGACCATCATACCATCATTGAGACAATCACTAGAGATTCCGTGGATAGAAATGTTGGAATAGTTTTTGGggctattttttttccatttagCCAAGGGTAGCAAGGAGTGCCGGTGACTCTTTTTGTTCTGGTCGCTGGGCCTAGTTTCTTCTGGGCTGTAGACGTTGTCAGTTTTGTTATATAACTTTTCTGTCAGAATTAACTCTTGTTGAGGTGGGTCGGAGTCGGTATCAGAATGGTAAATTTCCGATGATAACGCTTCTACCTCGTCAAATTTGTAATCGGTTTCAAGAGGAGTATTTAGTTCCTTTAATTGAATGGCGTCATCGGTTTGGGTGTATTCGTCAATCAAACTCTGTAGTCTCAACTCGTTTGCCTCTTCAATATCAGCACAAGCAATTTTCGTCAAATTCGGATAATGGAACACCACCGACTTTCCAATAATATAGGACTTTGATTTTCTGTTTAACGACAAATAAGGGTCGCTGTATTTCAACTCAAAGCAAGTTGTGTTGATACAACCATGTTTCCCCAGCAAGTCGCCCACTTGACAGTAGGCATcgtttttttgttcatcGCAAACTGGACTAGCATTATAAGGATTAAAATGCAACCCAACTGCTTCGCAATTGCCGTTTCCTGGAACAGACCGTTCATGTATATGGTAGAAAAATGGTCCTTCATCTTTGGGCAACCCTGTCATATCAATATGGACGTTGACATGTTTACCTTCTTTAGCACTAAACACCACGTTTCCTTTGACCTGTGTATCACCTCCAAAGGGAAAGTCTGCAACAGCAACGACGTTTCTAGggtttttcttgattttaGGTGACTTGTCTGAAGCAGCTATTGAAACTAGATAGATTAATATGATAATGGGAATAAAGATCATCTTGCTGGGACGTTTAGTGATAAATCTTCACAAAAATATGAAGATCAAGATTATTATGACgatttttaaaagaattttaaCTTAGATTGTATTGATTAGGTAAAAGAATAACTTTGGTTCTGTTGTTCTGTTTGTGATGAAAgctgcaaaaaaaaaagaataacaGCATTTTACAGCATAACCAATAATTATAGTTTGCTATTGTGTAAATTTTGGTTAATTTCgtacaaaaaattgaactAAAAATTATTCTCAGCACGCTCCATCCATCGCACATGACTAATCCCCGGACAGGAACTTATGGAACGATGCACAACGAAAATGTGGCGCGACGACACACCacgcaaaaaaaaaaaaaacatgaCCTTTCTCGCCCAACAATTTCCCCACACTTACTCACACGAGCCAACACAATGAGTAATCCCAGTCTTAGAAAGAAGCCAACAACCTGCTAGGACAGCTCTAGTCCACCACTACCAAGCCATCTAAATCCATCGGATAAATTATCTCTGACGAGAATAGACTTTTTTTGTGGAAGCAACAGATGCCTCACTTGGggttgtaatttttttttaggtcACACGTACACACTACATATCTCACCCCATACAAAAATCCCCAATTAGGTTAGTATTGTTTCAACCCCCCCTTATTTTTGCAAGTATAAATATGTCCATAAATCCCgaataattgaataaatttgtttcttccttttcttcctcataatcaattacattaaacaattttacTTTAACTTTATTACATCATGACTAGAACTAACAAATGGACTGTACATGAAAAGAGACCTCAAGAACCAAAATGGTTTACACACAATGGCCACTCCGATACCGATCCAACCAAAGTAAAGAAGAATGGTGCTGGTAAGAACAATTGGGGTCAACCAGGTGATGAATTAGATGACAATGAGGTTCGTCATTACCAAAAGTCTTCAGGTAGAAGAAACTCCAACCACGAAATGAATCAGGAGAGATTAAACAACTTGAATGACAAATTAGATaaccaattgatgaattagaGAATGCGGttttgtatttatatattacGTAGTTACGAATTTACGCTGACGATATATCTTCTCATTGTTGTGACTGTTCGGATTGTtgcaatttcttttcaatctCTGCTTTCCAaccctttcttttttgtctttcttCATAAGCCTGCTTGTTGGCCAACACTCTGTTGACAATAAACTCAGTATTCATGTCGTCATACTTGTGTTTACCTATTGTCTCGTAAACAGACAGATCGATTTTATCATAAACGCCTTTATCTATCTCAGTTGGACCGTGGTACACTTTAACAACCTTAGACTTGCCCAATTTGCTAAAGAACTCTGGTGTTGGGACATATGGTGCGCCTAATATTATTCCATCAACATATCTGCATTGCAAAACACATAACGATCTTTCCAAAAGATTCATTATTGGGTAGTTTAGCCCCTTGTATTGATTGACCTCAGCATCATCATGaataccaacaacaactttgGCTCCTAACTTTGTGGCCTCTTGTTGTACAATTTTGAGTATTTCGATATGTCCTGGGTGGAACAAATCAAAGCCACCGTCAATGTAGACAATATCACCAATCTCAGCTTTAGGACTAACTATCTCTTCCAATTCGCCACGATTCAAATAAACACCAGATCCTGGATTCAACCCAGTCTCGTCGGTGGCGTATCGTTTAAATCTATCCAAATTGTCTTTGGTCAACAAGCTTTCGGTAGTTCTCAGAATTGCTGGATAGTGATGGTCTTTGGACATTAACAACATTCTGCCAACCAAATCAGTAGTGGAAATGTTCGGAGTACgtttaacaacaacaaatctGCCCATATCCTTGACTACCTGATAACAGTCCTCACCATTGGCATCAGTTGTTATATCGTCTCCATGAACAACATATGGACACCCATATTCATCCATAAATTTGGGATCAGTAACATATGGTGCGTTGGCAATTGCCTTTGTGGTCCATTTACATGCTTCAACAGCAGTAATTCTCTCATCCAATTTAATAACTGTGGGACCCTTATTAGCCAAAATTTCTTCGTCAGAGTGTACACCAACATACAACTCCTTACCCAATTGACGTGCTTGTAACATTGCCCCCGCGTGGCCTATCATATGGTTAGTACTTCAATTTTCAGCACTGtcacaaatcaaaaaaacaTACCATGGTGAGCAAAATCAAAGCACCCATCAATCCAGATTCgacaattttcaattccttCTGGCCTTTCGTACATTATTGTAGAGCttgatttgaagaaaatgtgATAtggaacaagaaaaaaaaaaaagttgcaAGAGGatcaatatttattgttttgtctTGATGTTCGCACACCTCGTG
Coding sequences within it:
- the RPL38 gene encoding 60S ribosomal protein eL38 (60S ribosomal ribosomal protein subunit; genes encoding cytoplasmic ribosomal subunits, translation factors, tRNA synthetases are downregulated upon phagocytosis by murine macrophage), which translates into the protein MAREIKDIKEFVELARRSDIKSAIVKVNAKVNANGKKFKQTKFKVRGSRYQYTLVVNDASKAKKLQQSLPPTLKITNL
- a CDS encoding transcription factor IIF subunit (Ortholog(s) have transcription factor activity, core RNA polymerase II binding activity and role in transcription elongation from RNA polymerase II promoter, transcriptional start site selection at RNA polymerase II promoter); its protein translation is MSSIKTSPTKKTSESTTKQDTPNDQTNIENFDEEPSMLSDPEDYLEENETLDMNLSKGDQKVWLVKLPKYLMDDWSNPDSMNGQQLGNVKIKKDARGKLQVKLLLDNKNDRIPKEYDIKMLNTQVRNSYVFTEENLKKFKQEVTEVSDMPEQPQLKELNPEKKKFQVRRKFKYFRVQKEGENGQPVKKYIPFVKTIPKKTSLMGKVCHDCTVVPARTGSKHGESLMKHQNMTQGKERPKVTLLNEIPGVIQSNAGPSIKGNAASIFLKSTQGKNKSEGRAIRMPKKDLLDLLFRLFEEYEYWSMKGLKERTRQPESYLKESLESIATLIKRGPYTSKYTLKAEYRRLRDAERAVRLGLDEDDQNKENNEDEDEDEEMEDVV
- a CDS encoding arginyltransferase (Ortholog(s) have arginyltransferase activity, role in protein arginylation and cytoplasm localization) yields the protein MIVTPPRYFGDGDCGYCKDSKKQDHYALESQMGSNLPRQSVTIGSSIWQMSCKEYDELINTGFRRSGTFLYKTDLLRSCCRLYTIRTKLEMCKLTKEHRKVVNRFIKEICPELPQPKKNTFDLNRLYEAQLQSKRFKTRFEPSKFSKEKFELYKKYQVSVHNDDPDDVTESSFKRFLCDTPFPDDEVDGDKDQFEGLELKNWGESTKPRIGPTHELYFLDGKLIAISILDFLPSGVSSIYFIWDPGYAHLSLGTLSGLKEMQMCDKLNYSWYYLGYYIEDCVKMKYKSKFGGELLDLCNEVYFPLEIVDPYIKNGRLFVIGEKDDEYDSELEIESLGAPLDYKDSDFYEKKLVNIAEDIYGDEKVEADAKKAKQILKVKYQIDSKDSQKRLPNVVPGMIPLWQILEWFDMGTIDEEFVVEIFMGEKMFEYSLDELNGEGRAIVVDCIRAFGLEKVQDMVITL
- the SOD6 gene encoding Sod6p (Copper-containing superoxide dismutase; gene family includes SOD1, SOD4, SOD5, and SOD6; gene may contain an intron; Hap43-repressed; flow model and rat catheter biofilm induced) translates to MIFIPIIILIYLVSIAASDKSPKIKKNPRNVVAVADFPFGGDTQVKGNVVFSAKEGKHVNVHIDMTGLPKDEGPFFYHIHERSVPGNGNCEAVGLHFNPYNASPVCDEQKNDAYCQVGDLSGKHGCINTTCFELKYSDPYLSLNRKSKSYIIGKSVVFHYPNLTKIACADIEEANELRLQSLIDEYTQTDDAIQLKELNTPLETDYKFDEVEALSSEIYHSDTDSDPPQQELISTEKLYNKTDNVYSPEETRPSDQNKKSHRHSLLPLAKWKKNSPKNYSNISIHGISSDCLNDGMMVTGSVFGSLVLGIAAGIFV
- the STF2 gene encoding Stf2p (Protein involved in ATP biosynthesis; repressed in hyphae; repressed by Efg1, Hap43; transcript upregulated in clinical isolates from HIV+ patients with oral candidiasis; rat catheter, flow model and Spider biofilm induced) → MTRTNKWTVHEKRPQEPKWFTHNGHSDTDPTKVKKNGAGKNNWGQPGDELDDNEVRHYQKSSGRRNSNHEMNQERLNNLNDKLDNQLMN
- the MUQ1 gene encoding ethanolamine-phosphate cytidylyltransferase (Putative choline phosphate cytidylyltransferase/phosphoethanolamine cytidylyltransferase; repressed in hyphae compared vs yeast; Hap43-repressed; flow model biofilm induced; Spider biofilm repressed), whose product is MYERPEGIENCRIWIDGCFDFAHHGHAGAMLQARQLGKELYVGVHSDEEILANKGPTVIKLDERITAVEACKWTTKAIANAPYVTDPKFMDEYGCPYVVHGDDITTDANGEDCYQVVKDMGRFVVVKRTPNISTTDLVGRMLLMSKDHHYPAISRTTESLLTKDNLDRFKRYATDETGLNPGSGVYLNRGELEEIVSPKAEIGDIVYIDGGFDLFHPGHIEILKIVQQEATKLGAKVVVGIHDDAEVNQYKGLNYPIMNLLERSLCVLQCRYVDGIILGAPYVPTPEFFSKLGKSKVVKVYHGPTEIDKGVYDKIDSSVYETIGKHKYDDMNTEFIVNRVLANKQAYEERQKRKGWKAEIEKKLQQSEQSQQ